The nucleotide sequence AGGCCTGGCTGGGCCCTCTAGGTGGATAATTCTAGCAACCATGGCTCAATGCCAGGCCCGGCTGTGATGAGCCCGTTTGCTACAAGAggagactgaggttcagagaagtcaAGGGTCCAAGGGTGAGCAGGGCTGGCACCAAAGCCCACGCAGGCCAGCACAACAGGGTAGGGGatggggcaggggcagaggcGGCAGTGCTGATGGCGCCGGCCCTCTCTAGGTTGCACAAGCAAAGGCCTCGTCCTGCCCGCCGTGCTGGGCATCACCTTTGGTGCCTTCCTCATCGGGGCCCTGCTCACCGCCGCACTCTGGTACATCTACTCGCACACGCGTGAGTACCCCAGGCCCCCACAGTGAGCATGCCGGGCCCCTCCACCCACCCGGGGGAGCCCAGTGAAGCCTCTGAGGGATTGAGGAGCCCTGGCCGGGACCCTGACCTCCGCCCCTGCTCCCAGGTTCCCCCGGCAAGCGGGAGCCCGTGGTGGCAGTGGCTGCCCCGGCCTCCTCAGAGAGCAGCAGCACCAACCACAGCATCGGGAGCACCCAGAGCACCCCCTGCTCCACCAGCAGCATGGCGTAGCCCCGGCCCCCCACGCTTGCCCAGCAGGAGAGACTGAGCAGCCGCCAGCCGGGAGCACCGCTGTGAACTCACCCTGGGAGCCAGTCCTCCACTCGACCCAGGATGGAGCCTGCTCTCCGTGCCCgcccttcccacctccctctcAGACGCCTGCTGCCAGTGGGGCCAATGCCTTGGAACACCTTGGggtccctccaccccaccccacagaaCCTTCATATCCCAGTGGGTCTGGGATACGGCTGCCCAGGGCCGCGGAGAGAGACCATTTGCCACACTGTTGTAAAACCCCAAGCCCCTGTCATTTGAACCTGGATCCAGCACTGGTGAACTGAGCTGGGCAGGAGGGGAGAACTTGAAGCAGATCCAGGCCAGCCCAGCCAGGCTGACAGCACCTCCCCCCGAGGAACGGAAGAGGGCCCAGCCTAGAGCCACCTGGATCTATCCCTTCGGCCTCCACACCTGGACTTGCCTAACTGGCGGGGGAGACAGGAGCCTAGCAGAGCCCAGCCTGGGAGCCCAGAGGGTGGCAAGAACAGTGGGCGTTGGGAGCCTAGCTCCTGCCACATGGAGCCCCCTCTGCCGGTCGGGCAGCCAGCAGAGGGGGAGTAGCCAAGCTGCTTGTCCTGGGCCCGCCCCTGTGTATTCACCAATAAATCAGACCATGAAACCAGTGATGGGCTGGGCTGGGAGAAGGGCAGTGACATTCAACGCCAGGGTGGGGTAAGGGCACAGGACAGGGCTGCTCTTGTCCTTGGCCCCCACTGGGCTGGCCTGGTGGCAGGGGCGGCATCCTGAACAGTAGCAGAAGCCAGGGCACAGGTTTTGATTCAGCCAGTTCCCCTCTGCCACTCAGCCCCTCGGCAGCACACCCCAGGGTCTCGGCTGCAAGAAAGCAAACACCAGGAGGCCCCATCCACACTCCCACTCTGGGGTTCTGAACACAGGGTCCTCGACTgctctgagttcaaatcctggaccTGCCACTTGTTGGCCTGTGACTGTAGGCAGGtcccatggctttttttttttttttttttgagacagagtcttactctgtcgcccaggctggagtacagtggcgctatctcggctcgctgcaacctctgcctcccgagttcaagcaattctcctgcctcagcctcccgagtagctgggactacaggtgtgcgccaccatgcccggctaatttttgtatttttagtagacagggtttcaccatgttggccaagatggtctccatctcttgacctcgtgatccgcccgcctcagcctcccaaagtgctgggattacaggcgtgagccaccgtatctGGCCCCCATGGCTTCTTGAAGCCAGCAACAGTTCCCTCGTCTGTCAAATGGGTATAATTCTCCATCACCAGGTCTCTGCAAGGGGGTCTGCAGAAAGCACTGCCTGGCATATGGTCAACAGGCGTCAGTCCGGTCTTCTCATCTCACAGTCAGGCCACCTGAGGCGCACAGGGACGGAGGGACTTGTCCCAGGCCACACGGCCAGGCTTCCTCTACACCGCACAGGTCCCTGATCACCAGCAgcccctctctccctgtctctgctgaGGGAGCAGGGGGTCAAGGGTCAGTCGAAGGCTttgccatttctttaaaaaacaaagttaaaggCTTTAATTCACTCCAGCCACCCACTGTCCTAGGGTGTCCCAGGCAGAGGCCTTCTCCCTTCCCAGAAGGCACTGGGAGGAGGAAATCTACCACCCAGCACATGGCAGGACCCAGGGCCTGGCCAGGCAGTGCACACAATACGCTGGGCCTGAGCCAGGAGGCAGGCAGGGTATGGGGGGGAGACAGGCTGAACGGCCAGGCCACTGCAACAGTGAGAGACCCAGGGAGCCCCTCGCTATCTCGGCCAGGAGGAAGGAGAGACCAAGGCACAGAGCCTTAGAAAAGAGGACATCCTCTCCTGGCCTCCCATCCCAGAGCCCTGATCCCTAGGCCAGTCTAGACAGAACCaggaaagcagaaaacaaaaggcACCTAGTATGTAAGTTCATGGGGAGAACGCAGGCAGGTGTGGGAGGCTCCCACCTCCAACCCCGGGCCTCAGCTACTGGGACAGTGCAGGCTCCAGCAGCTTCAGGACACCACCCACCAGGTGCAGGCTGCCAGTGACCAGcacatggatggcagcagccTCATGGAGTACGCTGGCCCCACTGTGAGCCACAGGGTGGGTgaggaggccctttgggggagtgGGTGGCTGGAAGACAGGGTCTCGGCCTTGGCTGATCCATTGCAAGGCATGTGAAATACAGCTGAAGACGAGGGAGCTGGCGCTGCAggtgtggggtgggtggggcGCCAGCAGTAGGGATGTGGGCCCAGCAGGCTCTGGGCTGGGGGCGCTCCAGAGGTCTGGGCTGGCCTGCTCTTCGTCCAGGTGGTTCCAGTGCTGCTGGTGTTCCAGGCAGCGGAGCAGAACCTGGTCCAGTGTCACCGTGAAGTTCTGTTGGTCTGTGGAGCACAGAGACAGGCATGTCAGCGAAGGGGAGAGGGAGTAAGGGACAGGGGTGGAGAAAGGGGCTGGTGCACCGTGAGCACCTGTTTAGCACCAAGCCCTTTACATCATCAGGCCAGCAGTCTCGGCTCATGGTCTTCTCCATGGACACAATGAAGAAACTGCAGCTCAGGCAGGTtcagtgacttgcctaaggtcacgaGAGGCAGAGCCAGACACTCTGGCTCTATAGCTTTTGCTCACTAGGTACCATTTCCCCACCCTGGCCTCATtgtctccatctataaaatggaaatccaGCTGGGGACCATCACCAAGTGGGCATTTCTGGGGCTGCTGGTTAAAAACGCagattccggccgggcgcggtggctcaagcctgtaatcccagcactttgggaggccgagacgggtgaatcacgaggtcaggagatcaagaccatcctggctaacacggtgaaaccccgtctctactaaaaaatacaaaaaaaaaaaaactagccgggcaaggtggcaggtgcctgtagtcccagctactcgggaggctgaggcaggagaatggtataaacccgggaggcggagcttgcagtgagctgagatctggccactgcactccagcctggacgacagagccagactctgtctcaaaaaataaataaataaataaataaataaataaataaaataaaaataaaaatgcagattccaggccgggcaccgtggctcatgcctgtaatcccagcactttgggaggccgagatgggcggatcacctgaggttaagagttcaagatcaggccaggcgcggtggctcaagcctataatcccagcactttgggaggccgagacgggcggatcacgaggtcaggagattgagaccatcctggctaacacggtgaaaccccatctctactaaaacatacaaaaaactagccgggcgtggtggcgggcgcctgtagtcccagccactcgggaggctgaggcaggagaatggcgtgaacccgggaggcggagcttgcagtgagctgagatccggccactgcactccagcctgggcgacagagcgagactccgtctccaaaaaaaaaaaaaaaaagttcaagatcagcctggccaacatggtgaaaccccatttctaaaaaaaaaaaaaaattagccaggcgtggtggcatgtgcctgtaatcccagctacttggaaggctgaggcaagagtatcgcttgaacccgggacagggagattgcagtgagctgagatcatgccattgcactccagcctgggcgacagagcaagactccatctttttttttttttttttttttttttttgagacggagtctcactctgtcgcccaggctggagtgcagtggccggatctcagctcactgcaagctccagctcccgagtttacgccattctcctgcgtcagcctcccgagtagctgggactacaggcgcccgccaactcgcctggctagttttttgtattttttagtagagacggggtttcaccgggtttacggggtttcaccgggttagccaggatggtctcgatctcctgacctcgtgatacgcccatctcggcctcccaaagtgctgggattacaggcttgagccaccgcgcccggccaagactccatcttaaaaataaacaaaaaacaaaattagccgggtatagtggcgcgtgcctgtagtcccggctactcacgaggctgaggtgggagaatcatttgaatctgggaggcagaagttgcagtgagccaagatggcaccactgcactccagcctgggcaacagagcgagactgtctcaagaaaaaaaaaaaaaatgtagatttcaGAACTCTCCCCAGCCAGACTGATGTGGGGACTggagatgttttttgttttttttaagacagggtccagggtcttgctctgtcacccagactggaatgcagtgatgcaatcatgacttcatgactcactgcagcctccaccatccaggctcaagcgatccttccacttcagcctcctgagtagctaggaccacaggtgtacacacccacacctggctaattcttctatttttttttttttttttaatagagatgaggtctggcttttaactcctgggctcaaacaatcctcctgccaaaatgctggggttacaggtgtgagccaccaagtccagcctGGGACCTGTATTTTTTAcactatttcaaaaatttttaacacGACACATagtaaaaaacacattttatattgCAACCCAGTACTCACATACTTGTACGTACGTATGCCTGGAACAGAATGACCTTCGCCAAACAGGACCTACCCTTACTTGTGCAATGCACACTGGCATTTTCTATTCTACTctatttcatataaaattaaaaatgctggccgggtgcggtggctcacacctgtaatcccagcactttgggagactgaggtgggcggatcatctgaggccaggagtttgacaccagcctggccaacatggcaaaaccctgtctctactaaaaatataaaaattagctgggcatgttggcacatgcctgtaatcccagctattccagaggctgagacatgagaatcatttgaacccaggaagcagaggttgcagtgagctgagattgtgccactatactccagcctgggtgacagagtgagactctgtctcaaaaattaaattaaagaaaaaaaattttttgagatggagtctcgctctgttgcccaggctagagtgcagtggcgtgatcttggttcactgccagctccgcctcctgggttcacaccattctcctgcctcagcctcccaagtggctgggactaccggcacccgccaccatgcctggctaattttttgtattttttagtaaagacaaggtttcactgtgttagccaggatggtctcgatctcctgacctcgtgatccgcccacctcggcctcccaaagtgctgggattacaggcatgagccaccgcgcctgggcaaaaatttttaaaaataaaattaaataaagtataCTTTGGTGTATAAAAGAGTATAAGTACACTAAAGTGTGCTTATACagtaaaacaaatttattttctaccCCAAACCTCCAGTCTGGAAGCCCCCACTGCCTACCTCAGGGACCCCTGCCCATCCCCAGGGGCCATGCCTGTTACATCTCACCTGCATTGCCTGTGGATGACACCTCTGTCAGGTTGGGGCAGAAGACGGCATAGTCAAACTGGCACGGCTAGAAGGCCAAAGGAAAGACCTGGTGTCAGACCCCGGAAAGGATGTCCGCCGACTTCCACATGACCCCCTGAGCCCACATCTGGAGATGCAGCCTCCCTGACAACTAGAATGACGCTGTATAAACCCAGCCAAGGTACTTCAGCACCCTGCCCCCATCTGCCTCAGTATACCTTGCCTGGCCTGTGGCCTGAGCAGCGAAGCCCCAGCCTACTGTACAGATGGGGGAACCGAGGCCACAGGTCAAGAGGACTTGCTGAAGGTCACTCAGATAGTGAGGAGACCCCAAATCCAGGCTGGAAAAAGACTGTGGGTAAATGGGAGAGGTTCTGgatacagcctcagcctcctgatctgtgaaatgggagatgATACCTAGGGGCCACTTCAGCCCTGACAGCTTgggcagcctcagtttccccaagcaGAGAAAGGCCCAGTGACTCCTTCAACCAAACTCGAGAAGCAGGTACCCTTAGCAGCAACCCAGTTTTATGGAGAGGCAAAGTGAGGCTCAGGGAAATGTCACCTCTCGCCCAGTCCAGGGTGATATGCTAGTGCCAAAGGGGCATGACAAGTGAGTCCAGTGTCTACGCCTTTAGCCACGACGTGGCCCTCCTCGTAAGCCTGGACTTGAGTCTAGACACGCGGGGAAATGAGTAATGACCTATGACTGGACTCCCCGCGGCCCTGCGGCACCTGGCGGAACCAGCATATGTACCTCGTCACATCTAATCCTCAATACAACTCAGAGTGACGACTGGCACCCCCCAGGGTCACACCGTCAGACCCAGGGCTTCAGGACTGCCTGCCGCCCACCCGCAAGTCGGCCCCTCACCTGCAGCAGTTTCAGCAAGGCCGCCGGGTCCCGGTCCCCGGTAGCATTGAAGAGCAAGACTCGAACCTCGGGCCCACTGCTGCAGGGGCGAGGAGCTGGGTCAGAGGGCGCCGCCCATTCTCCCAATCCCGTCCCCGCCCTTCCCCACGACCCCGCCCCTCCCCGTGGGCCCGCCCCGCCCTTCCCCAAGATCCCGCCACTTCCAGTGAGCCcgcccaggccccacccccatccctgcccctcACCCGCTCGGCCTCTCTCGGCCCTGCAGCGCCTGGCGGAACCAGCGCACGCAGGCCTGCACGCTGCTGGGGGTGTGCGCGCCGTCCAGGTACCAGGTAAGGGGCCCGCGCCGCAGCACCTGTGTCCGCCCCAGCCACTCCGTGTTCCGAAGCCCTGGGGGAGGGCAGCAAGGCAGTCCTCCAGGTTCTCTCCCACCCCCGTCCTCAACTCCGCACACACACTGCTGAGGCCAGTCTCCCCTGCAGGCTGCGCCCGCTCTCAACACTCTGAGGACCCCGGCAGCCCAGGAACTTCTTACTAGCACCAGTCAATGGCTCGGCCTTTTCGGCTGCCTCATCTGGTGGAATCTTTCAGGCAACTCTGAAAGGGTCTGCTATCATGTATGAGTCCCGTTTGACAGCCCGAGAGCCCTTAGCTGGGGCCGGGATGTGATGCGAGGTCGGCCTGTCGCCAGGACCTTGTCACTTGCCCCTGACAACAGGCGTGGCACACAGTGGGCCCACTATTTGCTGCAGGGGCTTAAAAGCATGAGCACCCGCTGGGTGCTGAAAGCTTTGGGGGAGGCAAGAAGCAGATGACTGGATCACCGTCCTCCAGAACCTCAGGGTCTGATAACAATGATAGTGACAGTGATAGCAGCTTCCACTGGCTGGCACTTTATCCCACACTGGCCAGGCCCTGCACTCAGCACCTTAGTGATGTCACCTCAGCGAATCCCCACCACAGCCCTTGGCAGTGGCTCCTATCATCATCCAGTTTGGCAGATGAGAAGACAGGCTCAGAAAGAGTTCATGAGCTCAAGGTCAGGGAGGTTTGCTGACATCAGAATCCTTTCTCTTAAGCACCACTTCAGATTGTCTCTATCTcccaaacagaaaaccaaaaaaaaaaaaaaaaaaagaaaaaaacatctgaAGGGGCACAGACACACGCAGTGGTCCCAGCTGGGCAGGAAGGTCCAACTCACCGAGCCGCATGTGGGATGTGGGCTGGAACACGGGTGCCAGGGGCAGCTGCCACAGGAGCCCCGGCCTGGATGCTTTCACCTCCCCAGCACCTGCGGGGTGTGTGAAACCAAGTGTGCCCAGGACCCTCCTAGGCAGGCTCCACAGGTGCCACCGACCTGCCTGCCCACTCAGCTGCCCGCTGCTCACCATGGTGGTCCTGCCGCTGCAGCCAGCAGTGGGCCAGTTGCAAGGCCAAGGCGGCATTGGACCGCTGGTGCTCCCCGTCCAGGCCCAGGGCCAGCGGCGGCCCCCCTTCCTCCAGGGCCTCCAGCGTCGGACACAGGTAGAGAGGACACTGGGGGAGACAGGCAGGAGCGTGTCAGCAGAGGCCCTCCCTGACCACATCAGCCCtcccatctctcccctcccccagccaccaAGCCCTGCTCCCAGAACTGAGATGTGTTCCAACTGGCCCGGCAGCTTCCTCACTGCACAGATGAGCAGACTGAGGCCCCAGAGGATGCAGTGCCTCCTCAAACAGGAGGGACACACGCCCACCCTGCCGCTGCCCCCATTCCAATCAGACTTACTGAGATCTGCTGGGCTCGGTCCCTCAGCACTGCCAGGGGACCttcaggttggagcacagtgaaGGCAGGGACGCCTTGCTGTGGAGGGAACAAGGAGAGAGAAGGGGCTACCTAGCGTCCTCCACACTGCTATCTCTGGCCCCCACATCCCTGGGTCTGGGCTACCACTGGCTCTCATCCCTcatgtttcttcatttctgttttttgagaggaagtctcactctgtcacccaggctgaagtgcaatggcacaatctcggctcactacaacgtctgcctcccgggttcgagcgattctcctgcctcagtctccccagtagctggaactacaggcgtacaccaccacacctggctaatttttgtatttttagtagagacggagtttcaccatattggtcaggctggtctcaaactcctgacctcaggtgatcctcctgcctcgacctcccaaagtgctgggattgcaagcatataagccaccatgcccagccatcccTCATGTTTCAATGGGGAAACAGTCTGGAGAGGAGACTCAACTTGTTCCAGTCACACAGTGAAGCCAGGATGAGAATGCAGACGCCCAGGCCTTCCATGTCTCTCCCGTCCCCCAATCTGCCTGGTCACCTTAAAGATGCCCCCTTTCTGCCATGCAATCTTCTCCACCGTGTCCCCCAGGAGGCTGGTGTGGTCGATGCCAAGAGAAGAGACGCCGCACACCACAGGCTTCCTGCAGAGGAGGAAAAGGCCATGAGGCCCTGCCGAGCCACCAGGCGGCAGGTGAGGCTGTGCTCCTGGCTGCCGCTCCTCGCCCCAAGCAACTGTGCTCACCTGATGATGTTGGTGCAGTCATAAGCCCCGCCAATGCCCACCTCCACCACTGCCAGGTCCACCTGCCAAAGACCAGAGGGCATGGCAGGGGGTATGAGGGTGCCCAGAGGCCACATGGAAGCAGGGAGCCCCCAGGCCTGCTGAGGTTCCTGTTCCCAAGGCCTCAGATGCAGGGTTCTAGGGAGAGGGCACACACCTTCTCTTGGAGGAAGACGTGGAAGGCCATGAGTGTCAGGAAGCGGAAGTAGGGGGGCATGGAGACACAGCTGCCATCCTGTGGCACAGGGACATGTCAGGGCCCAGAGCCCCTGCAGCCCCTCCTCTGGGGACATGGGGTGCTGGAACATGTagcacccccaaccccacccaccCGCCAGCCCTCTTGCATGGGGCACCTTGGTCTCCTCCAGCCGGTGGTAGAGGCGCCAGAAGTACTTGGTGAAGAGCTCGGGACTGATGGGCTGCCCATTGATGCGGATCCGCTCCCGAACCTGCACCAGGTGGGGAGAGCTGCCGGGACAGCTGGGGTCGTCAGGACTCCCTTCCCGAGCATCCTGGCCTTCCCCCACCCTGCAGGGGCTGAGGCCACTGGCCTCGGTGCCTCGCCTCTCCTGTGTCCCTCGGTTTGTTCCTGGTACCCCATCCCCCCGGACTATCTGTAGCCCCCCCAGTCCTCCCCCTCTTCTATCTCCAGGTCTCTGCACCTGGCTCACCCTATTAACCACACTGGTCTCAACTAAGACAGCTCCTCCTCCTTTGGaccctcacccaggctggtctcgcacatCCAATGGTCCCATACCAGTCACTCTGCTGACATCTGTCCCACAATGCCAtctgtctcacagctctcagAGAGAAAGCCCACAAGCAACGTTCAAGCTGCAGCCCTGGGCTGGCCCTCAAGGCCACATGGGCCCAAGGTGAAGGCTAGGGTTTTTATCCCCAAAATgactgtagtttttatttttgcttatttatttttctttatttttgagacagggtcttgccctgtcacccaggctggagtgcagtggcacaatcttggctcactgaaacttccacctctcgggttcaagtgattctcatgcctcggcctcccaagtagctgagactacaggtgcacaccaccacgccttgctgatttttgtatttttagtagagacagggttaacgccatgttagccaggctggtcttgaactcctggcctcaagtgatttgcccgcctgggcctcccaaagtgctgggattacaggcatgagccactgcgcctggcccaaaaaatGATTTTAGAAGACAGGTTGGTGCCTTATGTTTCAATCCTCAAAGACACTCAGGTAGTAAGTCCTcctctccatctctttatttgaACAAGAACTGTTTAGGGAAAACATATTGGCTTGAAATGACCTTAGGCAGCTGATTTCAGAAGTTCCTGGTGATGGGCTTAGGAGACATGCGTGACACAGGAAGAGTGATTCTGGTTCTACCTGGCCATCCTCTTGTGTAAGTCTAGACAAGTGAGACCAAGAGGGGGCGCTGTCTCCTGGGGAAAGCCACAGCAGAGACTGGCTGAGCAGAAG is from Macaca mulatta isolate MMU2019108-1 chromosome 15, T2T-MMU8v2.0, whole genome shotgun sequence and encodes:
- the FPGS gene encoding folylpolyglutamate synthase, mitochondrial isoform X11: MLNTLQTNAGYLEQVKRQRGDPQTQLEAMELYLARSGLQVEDLDQLNIIHVTGTKGKGSTCAFTECILRSYGLKTGFFSSPHLVQVRERIRINGQPISPELFTKYFWRLYHRLEETKDGSCVSMPPYFRFLTLMAFHVFLQEKVDLAVVEVGIGGAYDCTNIIRKPVVCGVSSLGIDHTSLLGDTVEKIAWQKGGIFKQGVPAFTVLQPEGPLAVLRDRAQQISCPLYLCPTLEALEEGGPPLALGLDGEHQRSNAALALQLAHCWLQRQDHHGAGEVKASRPGLLWQLPLAPVFQPTSHMRLGLRNTEWLGRTQVLRRGPLTWYLDGAHTPSSVQACVRWFRQALQGRERPSGSGPEVRVLLFNATGDRDPAALLKLLQPCQFDYAVFCPNLTEVSSTGNADQQNFTVTLDQVLLRCLEHQQHWNHLDEEQASPDLWSAPSPEPAGPTSLLLAPHPPHTCSASSLVFSCISHALQWISQGRDPVFQPPTPPKGLLTHPVAHSGASVLHEAAAIHVLVTGSLHLVGGVLKLLEPALSQ
- the FPGS gene encoding folylpolyglutamate synthase, mitochondrial isoform X3 — protein: MSRARNHLRAALFLAAASARGVTTQVAAQRGLSAWPVPQEPSMEYQTNAGYLEQVKRQRGDPQTQLEAMELYLARSGLQVEDLDQLNIIHVTGTKGKGSTCAFTECILRSYGLKTGFFSSPHLVQVRERIRINGQPISPELFTKYFWRLYHRLEETKDGSCVSMPPYFRFLTLMAFHVFLQEKVDLAVVEVGIGGAYDCTNIIRKPVVCGVSSLGIDHTSLLGDTVEKIAWQKGGIFKQGVPAFTVLQPEGPLAVLRDRAQQISCPLYLCPTLEALEEGGPPLALGLDGEHQRSNAALALQLAHCWLQRQDHHGAGEVKASRPGLLWQLPLAPVFQPTSHMRLGLRNTEWLGRTQVLRRGPLTWYLDGAHTPSSVQACVRWFRQALQGRERPSGSGPEVRVLLFNATGDRDPAALLKLLQPCQFDYAVFCPNLTEVSSTGNADQQNFTVTLDQVLLRCLEHQQHWNHLDEEQASPDLWSAPSPEPAGPTSLLLAPHPPHTCSASSLVFSCISHALQWISQGRDPVFQPPTPPKGLLTHPVAHSGASVLHEAAAIHVLVTGSLHLVGGVLKLLEPALSQ
- the FPGS gene encoding folylpolyglutamate synthase, mitochondrial isoform X5; this encodes MRGARSLAASLPVAEKFWWEGTMEGPSRQPSSAKTASFQTNAGYLEQVKRQRGDPQTQLEAMELYLARSGLQVEDLDQLNIIHVTGTKGKGSTCAFTECILRSYGLKTGFFSSPHLVQVRERIRINGQPISPELFTKYFWRLYHRLEETKDGSCVSMPPYFRFLTLMAFHVFLQEKVDLAVVEVGIGGAYDCTNIIRKPVVCGVSSLGIDHTSLLGDTVEKIAWQKGGIFKQGVPAFTVLQPEGPLAVLRDRAQQISCPLYLCPTLEALEEGGPPLALGLDGEHQRSNAALALQLAHCWLQRQDHHGAGEVKASRPGLLWQLPLAPVFQPTSHMRLGLRNTEWLGRTQVLRRGPLTWYLDGAHTPSSVQACVRWFRQALQGRERPSGSGPEVRVLLFNATGDRDPAALLKLLQPCQFDYAVFCPNLTEVSSTGNADQQNFTVTLDQVLLRCLEHQQHWNHLDEEQASPDLWSAPSPEPAGPTSLLLAPHPPHTCSASSLVFSCISHALQWISQGRDPVFQPPTPPKGLLTHPVAHSGASVLHEAAAIHVLVTGSLHLVGGVLKLLEPALSQ
- the FPGS gene encoding folylpolyglutamate synthase, mitochondrial isoform X7, translating into MSRARNHLRAALFLAAASARGVTTQVAAQRGLSAWPVPQEPSMEYQDAVRMLNTLQTNAGYLEQVKRQRGDPQTQLEAMELYLARSGLQVEDLDQLNIIHVTGTKGKGSTCAFTECILRSYGLKTGFFSSPHLVQVRERIRINGQPISPELFTKYFWRLYHRLEETKVDLAVVEVGIGGAYDCTNIIRKPVVCGVSSLGIDHTSLLGDTVEKIAWQKGGIFKQGVPAFTVLQPEGPLAVLRDRAQQISCPLYLCPTLEALEEGGPPLALGLDGEHQRSNAALALQLAHCWLQRQDHHGAGEVKASRPGLLWQLPLAPVFQPTSHMRLGLRNTEWLGRTQVLRRGPLTWYLDGAHTPSSVQACVRWFRQALQGRERPSGGPEVRVLLFNATGDRDPAALLKLLQPCQFDYAVFCPNLTEVSSTGNADQQNFTVTLDQVLLRCLEHQQHWNHLDEEQASPDLWSAPSPEPAGPTSLLLAPHPPHTCSASSLVFSCISHALQWISQGRDPVFQPPTPPKGLLTHPVAHSGASVLHEAAAIHVLVTGSLHLVGGVLKLLEPALSQ
- the FPGS gene encoding folylpolyglutamate synthase, mitochondrial isoform X2, with product MSRARNHLRAALFLAAASARGVTTQVAAQRGLSAWPVPQEPSMEYQDAVRMLNTLQTNAGYLEQVKRQRGDPQTQLEAMELYLARSGLQVEDLDQLNIIHVTGTKGKGSTCAFTECILRSYGLKTGFFSSPHLVQVRERIRINGQPISPELFTKYFWRLYHRLEETKDGSCVSMPPYFRFLTLMAFHVFLQEKVDLAVVEVGIGGAYDCTNIIRKPVVCGVSSLGIDHTSLLGDTVEKIAWQKGGIFKQGVPAFTVLQPEGPLAVLRDRAQQISCPLYLCPTLEALEEGGPPLALGLDGEHQRSNAALALQLAHCWLQRQDHHGAGEVKASRPGLLWQLPLAPVFQPTSHMRLGLRNTEWLGRTQVLRRGPLTWYLDGAHTPSSVQACVRWFRQALQGRERPSGGPEVRVLLFNATGDRDPAALLKLLQPCQFDYAVFCPNLTEVSSTGNADQQNFTVTLDQVLLRCLEHQQHWNHLDEEQASPDLWSAPSPEPAGPTSLLLAPHPPHTCSASSLVFSCISHALQWISQGRDPVFQPPTPPKGLLTHPVAHSGASVLHEAAAIHVLVTGSLHLVGGVLKLLEPALSQ
- the FPGS gene encoding folylpolyglutamate synthase, mitochondrial isoform X6, with the protein product MSRARNHLRAALFLAAASARGVTTQVAAQRGLSAWPVPQEPSMEYQDAVRMLNTLQTNAGYLEQVKRQRGDPQTQLEAMELYLARSGLQVEDLDQLNIIHVTGTKGKGSTCAFTECILRSYGLKTGFFSSPHLVQVRERIRINGQPISPELFTKYFWRLYHRLEETKVDLAVVEVGIGGAYDCTNIIRKPVVCGVSSLGIDHTSLLGDTVEKIAWQKGGIFKQGVPAFTVLQPEGPLAVLRDRAQQISCPLYLCPTLEALEEGGPPLALGLDGEHQRSNAALALQLAHCWLQRQDHHGAGEVKASRPGLLWQLPLAPVFQPTSHMRLGLRNTEWLGRTQVLRRGPLTWYLDGAHTPSSVQACVRWFRQALQGRERPSGSGPEVRVLLFNATGDRDPAALLKLLQPCQFDYAVFCPNLTEVSSTGNADQQNFTVTLDQVLLRCLEHQQHWNHLDEEQASPDLWSAPSPEPAGPTSLLLAPHPPHTCSASSLVFSCISHALQWISQGRDPVFQPPTPPKGLLTHPVAHSGASVLHEAAAIHVLVTGSLHLVGGVLKLLEPALSQ
- the FPGS gene encoding folylpolyglutamate synthase, mitochondrial isoform X1, producing the protein MSRARNHLRAALFLAAASARGVTTQVAAQRGLSAWPVPQEPSMEYQDAVRMLNTLQTNAGYLEQVKRQRGDPQTQLEAMELYLARSGLQVEDLDQLNIIHVTGTKGKGSTCAFTECILRSYGLKTGFFSSPHLVQVRERIRINGQPISPELFTKYFWRLYHRLEETKDGSCVSMPPYFRFLTLMAFHVFLQEKVDLAVVEVGIGGAYDCTNIIRKPVVCGVSSLGIDHTSLLGDTVEKIAWQKGGIFKQGVPAFTVLQPEGPLAVLRDRAQQISCPLYLCPTLEALEEGGPPLALGLDGEHQRSNAALALQLAHCWLQRQDHHGAGEVKASRPGLLWQLPLAPVFQPTSHMRLGLRNTEWLGRTQVLRRGPLTWYLDGAHTPSSVQACVRWFRQALQGRERPSGSGPEVRVLLFNATGDRDPAALLKLLQPCQFDYAVFCPNLTEVSSTGNADQQNFTVTLDQVLLRCLEHQQHWNHLDEEQASPDLWSAPSPEPAGPTSLLLAPHPPHTCSASSLVFSCISHALQWISQGRDPVFQPPTPPKGLLTHPVAHSGASVLHEAAAIHVLVTGSLHLVGGVLKLLEPALSQ